Proteins from one Cryptomeria japonica chromosome 4, Sugi_1.0, whole genome shotgun sequence genomic window:
- the LOC131068012 gene encoding cysteine-rich receptor-like protein kinase 10 isoform X2, with protein sequence MEGNNTLEEHSVNSVGAMLWLDDCFLRYDKTDFFSTLDFHGIILVNLLAAKGMTFGLVQNLIDTASDPAREGFDSGESTYSYTIGDKEATNYFYGLVQCWRDISIKDCTKCLSIAMKGLEDCCSAQQGAQYLLGSCKVSYELYPFFASNAPPPFNTPLPSNTPRPSNSPVHQKNSRRVALILGIVGGIIVTLVGCFFTIRRRVASAVSTQQVTLVTQDEEHPETRLFKKEHIVFSLESLIEATGNFDNNNKLGEGGFAAVYKGMTKDGQEIAVKKLCARSAQGKREFMNEVELVANIQHRNLVNLLGCFAEGSERLLVYEYLQNKSLDAFLFDPESRRSFDWRKRFSTINGIARGLLYLHEDSKLRIIHRDIKASNILLDEQLNPKIADFGLARLFPDNETQIHSKVAGTYGYMAPEYAMAGQLSVKVDVYSFGLLLLEIVSGGKNTDINLSKEKQSFSLVEWAWRAYKGGHSLNIVDRVLVIIAHKSKC encoded by the exons ATGGAAGGAAACAATACTCTTGAAGAACATAGTGTCAACTCCGTTGGTGCCATGCTATGGTTGGATGACTGCTTTCTACGCTATGATAAGACAGATTTCTTTTCAACACTAGATTTCCACGGTATTATACTAGTGAATCTCCTCGCTGCCAAGGGCATGACCTTTGGTCTTGTACAAAATCTGATTGATACAGCTAGCGATCCTGCAAGGGAGGGATTCGACTCAGGAGAAAGCACATATTCCTATACTATTGGTGATAAAGAGGCTACAAATTATTTTTATGGTCTAGTGCAGTGCTGGAGAGATATATCCATCAAGGATTGCACAAAATGCTTGTCGATCGCAATGAAAGGACTGGAGGATTGTTGTTCTGCTCAACAAGGTGCCCAATATCTGTTAGGAAGCTGCAAAGTGAGCTATGAGCTCTACCCCTTTTTTGCATCCAACGCTCCTCCTCCATTCAACACTCCTCTTCCATCCAACACTCCTCGTCCATCCAATTCTCCTGTTCATCAAA AAAATTCAAGAAGAGTAGCCTTAATATTGGGAATCGTGGGAGGCATAATTGTAACCCTAGTTGGATGTTTCTTTACAATCCGACGCAGAGTAGCATCTGCAGTATCGACCCAGCAAGTAACCTTGGTGACTCAGGATGAAG AGCACCCAGAAACCAGGCTATTTAAGAAAGAACATATTGTCTTCAGCTTAGAAAGTTTGATAGAAGCAACAGGAAATTTTGACAATAATAACAAGCTTGGAGAGGGAGGCTTTGCTGCCGTATATAAG GGAATGACTAAAGACGGACAGGAGATAGCAGTGAAAAAGCTGTGTGCAAGATCTGCGCAAGGGAAAAGAGAATTTATGAATGAGGTGGAACTCGTGGCCAATATTCAACACAGAAACCTTGTCAATCTACTCGGATGTTTTGCCGAGGGATCTGAAAGGTTGCTTGTCTATGAATATTTGCAAAACAAAAGCCTTGATGCCTTTCTCTTTG ACCCAGAAAGTCGCAGAAGTTTCGATTGGCGAAAGCGGTTTAGTACCATAAATGGAATTGCGCGTGGACTTCTGTACCTTCACGAGGATTCAAAGCTGCGAATAATTCATAGAGACATCAAAGCAAGTAACATTTTGCTTGATGAGCAACTAAATCCAAAGATAGCTGACTTTGGTTTGGCGAGACTTTTTCCTGATAATGAAACCCAGATCCATTCAAAAGTTGCAGGGACATA TGGGTACATGGCTCCAGAATACGCAATGGCAGGACAACTATCTGTAAAAGTTGATGTTTACAGTTTTGGACTTTTACTGCTTGAGATTGTGAGTGGAGGAAAAAATACCGACATCAATCTTTCAAAAGAAAAGCAGAGCTTCAGCTTAGTAGAATGG GCATGGAGAGCTTACAAAGGAGGTCATTCTCTTAATATTGTGGATAGAGTTCTAGTAATAATTGCCCACAAGAGCAAGTGTTAA
- the LOC131068012 gene encoding cysteine-rich receptor-like protein kinase 10 isoform X1 encodes MEGNNTLEEHSVNSVGAMLWLDDCFLRYDKTDFFSTLDFHGIILVNLLAAKGMTFGLVQNLIDTASDPAREGFDSGESTYSYTIGDKEATNYFYGLVQCWRDISIKDCTKCLSIAMKGLEDCCSAQQGAQYLLGSCKVSYELYPFFASNAPPPFNTPLPSNTPRPSNSPVHQKNSRRVALILGIVGGIIVTLVGCFFTIRRRVASAVSTQQVTLVTQDEETRLFKKEHIVFSLESLIEATGNFDNNNKLGEGGFAAVYKGMTKDGQEIAVKKLCARSAQGKREFMNEVELVANIQHRNLVNLLGCFAEGSERLLVYEYLQNKSLDAFLFDPESRRSFDWRKRFSTINGIARGLLYLHEDSKLRIIHRDIKASNILLDEQLNPKIADFGLARLFPDNETQIHSKEIKRFAEHFFFI; translated from the exons ATGGAAGGAAACAATACTCTTGAAGAACATAGTGTCAACTCCGTTGGTGCCATGCTATGGTTGGATGACTGCTTTCTACGCTATGATAAGACAGATTTCTTTTCAACACTAGATTTCCACGGTATTATACTAGTGAATCTCCTCGCTGCCAAGGGCATGACCTTTGGTCTTGTACAAAATCTGATTGATACAGCTAGCGATCCTGCAAGGGAGGGATTCGACTCAGGAGAAAGCACATATTCCTATACTATTGGTGATAAAGAGGCTACAAATTATTTTTATGGTCTAGTGCAGTGCTGGAGAGATATATCCATCAAGGATTGCACAAAATGCTTGTCGATCGCAATGAAAGGACTGGAGGATTGTTGTTCTGCTCAACAAGGTGCCCAATATCTGTTAGGAAGCTGCAAAGTGAGCTATGAGCTCTACCCCTTTTTTGCATCCAACGCTCCTCCTCCATTCAACACTCCTCTTCCATCCAACACTCCTCGTCCATCCAATTCTCCTGTTCATCAAA AAAATTCAAGAAGAGTAGCCTTAATATTGGGAATCGTGGGAGGCATAATTGTAACCCTAGTTGGATGTTTCTTTACAATCCGACGCAGAGTAGCATCTGCAGTATCGACCCAGCAAGTAACCTTGGTGACTCAGGATGAAG AAACCAGGCTATTTAAGAAAGAACATATTGTCTTCAGCTTAGAAAGTTTGATAGAAGCAACAGGAAATTTTGACAATAATAACAAGCTTGGAGAGGGAGGCTTTGCTGCCGTATATAAG GGAATGACTAAAGACGGACAGGAGATAGCAGTGAAAAAGCTGTGTGCAAGATCTGCGCAAGGGAAAAGAGAATTTATGAATGAGGTGGAACTCGTGGCCAATATTCAACACAGAAACCTTGTCAATCTACTCGGATGTTTTGCCGAGGGATCTGAAAGGTTGCTTGTCTATGAATATTTGCAAAACAAAAGCCTTGATGCCTTTCTCTTTG ACCCAGAAAGTCGCAGAAGCTTCGATTGGCGAAAGCGGTTTAGTACCATAAATGGAATTGCGCGTGGACTTCTGTACCTTCACGAGGATTCAAAGCTGCGAATAATTCATAGAGACATCAAAGCAAGTAACATTTTGCTTGATGAGCAACTAAATCCAAAGATAGCTGACTTTGGTTTGGCGAGACTTTTTCCTGATAATGAAACCCAGATCCATTCAAAAGAAATAAAGAGGTTTGCTgaacatttttttttcatttga